One part of the Rutidosis leptorrhynchoides isolate AG116_Rl617_1_P2 chromosome 1, CSIRO_AGI_Rlap_v1, whole genome shotgun sequence genome encodes these proteins:
- the LOC139867362 gene encoding protein S40-4-like, protein MAAPKTYYARSNYQFLSGDRDGPVVTDSIFELDESDIWNVSASPELRKPVPTSRISKKSSSPASKRSEIGGTASSLPVNVPDWSKILKEDYRRRESENDYDEDGDFEQIVGGAGDRIPPHEFLARQMARTGVASFSVHEGIGRTLKGRDLSRVRNAIWEKTGFQD, encoded by the coding sequence ATGGCGGCACCCAAAACCTACTACGCGAGATCGAACTACCAGTTTCTTTCCGGCGATCGCGACGGTCCAGTCGTAACCGACTCCATTTTCgagctcgacgaatcagacatctGGAACGTTTCCGCCTCGCCGGAGCTCCGAAAACCTGTACCGACCTCACGGATCTCAAAAAAGTCATCGTCTCCGGCGTCAAAACGGTCGGAGATCGGCGGAACAGCGTCATCTTTGCCGGTCAACGTTCCTGACTGGTCAAAGATATTGAAGGAAGATTATCGGAGAAGAGAAAGCGAGAACGATTACGATGAAGACGGTGATTTCGAGCAGATTGTCGGCGGCGCCGGTGACCGGATTCCGCCGCACGAGTTTTTGGCGAGACAAATGGCGAGAACGGGAGTTGCATCGTTTTCCGTACATGAAGGAATTGGAAGAACTTTGAAAGGGAGAGATCTGAGTAGGGTTAGAAACGCAATTTGGGAGAAAACTGGTTTTCAggattaa